The DNA window CTGGTGAACTTTTAGCATGCAGATAGGAACTTTTATTgtgttaatgttttctctgtaatgctgcCACAGTAAGAATAAATGTGGTAGCTTATAAAGCACTACCTGGTAACTTGTGGTTTCTGGCAACTACAACTGTTCATagccttcaaagagaaagcaaagcacagaggcTGGCCGGGTTTGGCAGTCTGGCTGGTTGGGGATAGCACAGTGtaagcagggaactgtgcagtctGGTAAAACctctggcaggagagagagagataaggggCAGATGAGGACCTGAGAGCCTAGAGGGGTGCCCTCaagggaccatggagggggaacaCAGGTGCAGTagtcctgaactgtgacaattctgattaaaaaattagcactatgcAGTATCAATGGATTAAGTACtcgctaactgacagatctcaaaaagtggCCATCCATGGGGAATCATCCGTGAGGGGGGTGTTTCTAGCAGGGCTCTGCAGGGATCGGTACCAGGCCTGACTCTATTCAACAGTTTCATCTGCAATCTGGAAGTAAATATCAAATCATtgctgacaaaatttgcagagtggtaaataatgaggacaggGCAACCggcgtggtaaataatgaggacagggcaaccagagtggtaaataataaggACAGCAATgaggatcgcttggtaagctgagTCCCCTCAAacgtgttttaatacagccaaatgcaaggccatacatctaggaacaagaatGCAGGCAGTATCTACAGAGTGGGGACCAGTGTCCCGGaaagcagtgactgtgaaaagGATCTTGGGGTCATAGAGAACAAGTGACTGAGAGTGAACTCCTACAATGCATTGCAGCACCATTTCCAAgtagaaatatttctgttttcggGTGTTTAGTTTCTGACAACAAAAACATGTCCCATGGAAACCAGACACTGTTtgtgaaaaatatgttttggtgATAACCCAATTTTCAGTTCCCAATTTGGCgctcagactagatgacccttctaaccctatgagtctatgaatcagTCACAACAGCgtttttgtggaaaatatttggCTAGAGTTGGGGTCTAGGCCACCTGTgcctccccttccaccccactccTGGGGTTAAGGGTGTGCAGAGCCCCTTCTCCCTGAACAGTGCCCCAGTATGATATATGGATCCCAGGCCCCCACCCAGTGCTGCTTCCAGCTGGTAGCTACAGTTCTCAGCTCCGTGGCTACCAGCTTCCCtcttctctctgtccctctcaccCCACTGGGGCTGGTAGAGGGATGCAGCAGGTAGCTGAGGGGCCACGAGGTCTGTTCAAAAGGTCTCCCTGACCCATTCATGAGAATTAGTGAGAATGGGGTAGAAGTGCCATCCATCTAATAAGCCCCACCCATGTGAGTCACCAAATTTCatacagtttaaggccagaagagaccatgagGTCATCTGGACCGATCTCATGcaagcccaggccagagaattccCCCTTTGCCATGGGCTCCATGCAGTACCATTGAACTGGGAAGCATTTGCTGCCCATTGGGTAAGGCAGAGGGACTTGGTACACTGCTGGGTTCTCCCTCCctggggcagaattaaggttgtgggGCTGTGTTGGGTTGGAGGCATCACCTCTACTCTGCAGTTCCTGGTTTTCCaacatttgggttttgtttttccttccaacCTTCTATAAAGGGGGATCTAAGGGGCACTGTAACCTAGCATGTCCCAGTTTGCCAGAGCCTGAGTTTGGGAATTAAACTCTCCCATTCACAAGGAACCCAGGGCTCTAGCAAAAGCCTCTGCCGTAACCCCTGGAAGGGGTCTGCACAGGATCCTTAGTTGGGCGGCATGGTGGGTCTCAGAAGTGTCCTAACTGAGGGAGCATGAGGCACTGCTGTCTGCCCAGGTGGGGGCTCAGGAACAGGGCAAGGCCTAGAGCAGAATTCTCCCATTCGTGtatagtatcagggggtagctgtgttagtctgaatccacaaAAACAGTCCCATTCGTGTATCTCGTTCGACTCGGGTCTTTTCCCATAGCCTGATGTCAGGTACTAAGCCTCCCCCTCTGGATTCTGTCTGTGGACTCAGCAGGAATGTGCGGAGATCCTGAGGTGTCCTAaataaaacttctaaggaagaggGACACTTTTCTCTGACCTACTGTGTAATTCCACGTCCCACTTAGAGTAATGAGTTGTGAGTCCTCAGTTTCTGCTGGATCAGAGAAGATTGAGAAGAACTTTTAACCTCTAGCCTAGGCTTTCACCCTCAATATTCCTTTGGCTAGTCTTATTGAATGTACACCTGTTACTTTGAACCTCACTATCCATTTCCCCTCTGttactttctttttctccttcacaAAGGGTGGTCTCTGTCCCGTACCTGTCTTTTCAAAGCTAAACCCCATCTCAGTATTGCCAAATCCAATGTTTAAGAATTATAATCccctaaaatcatgagattatttttttttaaatctcatgattttttaaagtaCGATGTGTTGGTTCTTTCATTTGCCTTCTAGTGTTTGAATCTtcaggggtcacattttcaagccttTCTCTGCAGCCTCAAGatctagaaacttacttttttcacCAGTGGAAACTGAGATTCACCCATAAACACATGACTCTGGGAGCTCGGGTATTAATAAAACACCACATATTGCAAGACtggtgataaaattgtgagagggGTAACACTGCTTATTCCACTTCCTTTGAAATATTACATTGTACAAAAACAATAAGCacagcttttttgttttaatgtgaaGAAGTCAGAAACAGCCATGGTTCTCTACTAGAAAGGAATTGCTCAACAGTTTTCTAGTGGAATGTTTTTCCATCAGAAGATGTTGATTTGATTAAATCAAAACATTGCTCATGGACTTATTGACTTCATTAAAATTTTCTATGGGAAATTATTGAAACGTTTAAATTTGATGTTGTCATTTCAACTATATTAATTATGTGATATGATATATGATATTATAATCCACATCaatggaggcttttaagaacaggttggacaaatacctatCTGAGATGGTCTAAGCTTACTTGGTCCTGCGTCAGCTCAGAGGGCTGGAGAAGATGTCCTCTTGAGTTAACTTCCAGCCCAAATTTCTATATGTCTATAATAATATAATGAAATACAGTcaaattataacattaaaatgaaatgtttagctCTTACTGAAACATTTCcataatgtcaaaatgaaattgttctgaatatttcattttgtgaaaaattctgaGAATTCTACTTTTTGTCCCAATTAGGgatgaaatgaaatttcagaatCTTGGAATTTTCTGTGGGGCAGGAATTCTGTTTGTGACCAGCTCTCCTCTCAAGGAACATGCACCTTAGTATATTGTATTTCTGCTATGGTAAAACATAGCTCAAACTCAACCCAAAGGCCAATTTTCAGCAATTCCAGCCAATGCTGCTAAAAATCACATTTCACTCTTTTCACCACTCCTGATACACATTTCAACAGCTTTAATCACATTTGTACAACGAGGGAAAATGCAGCAGGTGGGTTTTACAACCAGTAACTGGGTGAAGGGGCTGGAAAGGTGGAGGTTAACACAAATAACTGATGCTGTGGTCACTGGGACAGCTACATCACAACATAGCAAGGAAGGATTAAATGACAAAGTAGATTTGGTGgttcttgtttgtttctttcacaTCTACCTATTCCATTGCCTACAATTAGTTTGTAGATTCTGCTTGGTCCAATCATGTAATTGTTTATCTTCTACCTACTGTCAATGACTTTTTCTgcccatttcctttttaaattttagtCCCCAAAGTTCACCCCTTTGATAGGAGTGGAGGTCAGTGCTCCAGCAAAGTCCTTATTCCTACACAAACTCACAAAGGTCTAATTAACATAGTGTAAACACCTCAAGCTAAACCAAGCCAAGCAAGGTTGGAAATATGAACATCACACATACAGCTGTGCCTGCTAAACTAAATCAGTTTATAATTCTACCTttaattagggcttgtctacatggggaaactgactagCTACTGCTATTTTAGAACAACTCTCCACACGGACCCTAAATCTCAATAGGAGAGTGTCCACATGCAGTGTCATTAGAGGATATCTGTAGCACTTCAAATTCACACTCTCCGTTATTCTGAAATAACTTCCCTGCTCGGAGAGGCCCTTAGACTGGGGTAATTTTTTGTCTGTAGAGACCTGAACTAATCAATTTAGTCTAAACCAAAATGAGCCTGGATTATAGCGTGTTTACACAGCCTATTAAACCAGGTCAACGTCACCCTGTAAGTTAAAGGGCTGTGAATGAGCCCTTCTGCACTATACCCTCTGCAGTAACACTTGGCCTCTCCAGAGGCCTAGCCCTCATTTGGGAGGGGACTTGGAAGGTTTGTCTACCAAGTGGGTTCTCTGGTGAGCAAACAGGTTTGATTTCTGAATGAAACTTCTCCCGCACACAGGGCACTCATAAGGTTTCTCGCCTGTGTGGATTCGCTGGTGCCTGCTGAGGTTTGAGCTCTGAGggaagcttttcccgcagtcgGGACATTTATAGGGATTCTCCTCCGTGTGAGTTCTCTGATGGGAAGTCAGGCTGGAGCTGTAGCGGAACCTTTTCCCGCAGTCAGGACACTCATGGGGTTTCCCCTCCATGTGGGTTCGTTCGTGGGAAAGAAGGCTTGCGATCTGAACGAAGCCTTTCCCGCACTCGGTGCATTTGTAGGGTCTCtcccccgtgtggattctctggtgggTCATGAGGTTGGAGCTCTGAgtgaagctcttcccacagtcaGGACATGGGTAGGGACGCTCTCCCCCGTGGGTTCTCTGGTGTCTGATCAGgttggagctctggctgaaggCTTTCCCGCAGTGAGTGCACTTGTAGGGCTGTTGCCCCGTATGGGTCCTCTGGTGTGTGACAAGGGTGGAGCTCCGATTGAAGCATTTCCCGCAGTCTGGACAAATGAAGGGTTTATCGCCCGTGTGGGCTAGTTGGTGCCTCAGGAACCCGGAGCTGTTCTTGAAACATTTGGTGCAGTCGGGGCAtttgtagggtctctctcccgtgtgcaCTCTCTGGTGAATTATGAGGTTCAAGCTCCGGCTGAACCTTTTCCCGCACTCCTCACATTTGTAGGGTTTCTCTCTGGCACTGTTGTGACTCCTCTGGTGCAGGCTGAGGGCGGAGCTGCAGGGGAAGCTTTGCCCACATTTACCACAGGCAAGTGATCTCTGCTCAGCTGGGTTTCTTTGCTGgcttgttttgcttgtttttgcATGGATGTTCTTGTCCCCTCTTTTCCCACGAGTAGATTTACCCAGTCTCTCCTCTGACTGGTTTCCATGCTCCCTCTCTGGCCTGCGCTGACTCTCACAGGCGTCTCCCTGCTCAGGGCTCTGGGAAACATCCCCTTCAGCTCTTCCCAATACTATCCCATGCAGTTTCACTTGCTCAGCACCTTCCTGCTGAGAtttctcctcctcattctcactcaccatcccatcacctgctgggacagagagagaacccaggagggaGTCAGTCCCTGTGGCTGTGGGAATGGGAACTCCAGAAAGGGGAACTAACCTCAATATCTGCTGAGGAGATGGAAAACTGACAAGACCTATTTCCCACAATCAACGCCTCAGAGGAACGAGGGGAGGGTCCACAGCCAGACATCAGATTGGACAGATCACCAATTTAAATTCTACTGGGGGTGTTTGCAAATAGATGCATATTTATGcaaatatattcatatttaaattctACTGGGGTTTTGTGGACTAAAGTGGATCGACAGCTGAGAGTGGTCTCTGGCCCATGGCGATGTTGCCCTCTGCCATTCTCCCAGCCCTGCGCACTGCATGTATGCTACGCCCAACCCCAGCTATGCCCCACTCTGgtgtcacagagtttaaggccagatgggaccaccagatcatccagaCTGCTATCCCACATATCACAGGCCCCCAACActac is part of the Eretmochelys imbricata isolate rEreImb1 chromosome 14, rEreImb1.hap1, whole genome shotgun sequence genome and encodes:
- the LOC144275324 gene encoding uncharacterized protein LOC144275324 translates to MVSENEEEKSQQEGAEQVKLHGIVLGRAEGDVSQSPEQGDACESQRRPEREHGNQSEERLGKSTRGKRGDKNIHAKTSKTSQQRNPAEQRSLACGKCGQSFPCSSALSLHQRSHNSAREKPYKCEECGKRFSRSLNLIIHQRVHTGERPYKCPDCTKCFKNSSGFLRHQLAHTGDKPFICPDCGKCFNRSSTLVTHQRTHTGQQPYKCTHCGKAFSQSSNLIRHQRTHGGERPYPCPDCGKSFTQSSNLMTHQRIHTGERPYKCTECGKGFVQIASLLSHERTHMEGKPHECPDCGKRFRYSSSLTSHQRTHTEENPYKCPDCGKSFPQSSNLSRHQRIHTGEKPYECPECGRSFSRSSNLIVHQRLHAGEKPYKCLYCGKSFSRSSHLITHQRLHTGEKPYKCPNCGKSFSDSSTLITHQRLHTGEKPYKCPDCGKGFNQSSNLTSHQRTHTGERPYKCPECGKSFSVSSYLIRHQKIHTGERPYKCEECEKSFSQSSSLINHQRVHTGEKPYKCIDCNKWFRNSSDLIRHQRTHTGERPYRCPDCGKSFNRSSNLMTHQRIHTGEKPYECPECRRSFTVSSALIKHQRTHREEKTYDCPDCGKSFIRCSNFLTHRRIHTG